One genomic segment of Mycoplasmopsis agalactiae PG2 includes these proteins:
- the mnmE gene encoding tRNA uridine-5-carboxymethylaminomethyl(34) synthesis GTPase MnmE: MINDTITAISSGGKINQAISIIRVSGPDSVNVVKKIFTGKVGTSHTITFGNIVDNLNGNEVIDEVLCMWFLGTNNFVGEDTVEINCHGGVVITNSILELLLANGARLAEPGEFSRRSFLNGKMDLIKAEAINDLIHASTVSQTKLAIKKFDGKTSMYIQDLKDELAYLIGEMEVSIDYPEYDFDNPFTDKLISRLESIRNKISKTIELSQTSRMIFEGIKIAILGKPNVGKSSILNAILEEDKAIVTDIAGTTRDIVEAMWQYKGLLFKFIDTAGIRDTKEKIEKIGIDKSFEQIEKADVVLHIYDPSQNDNEFDSQIKNKAHSLNKIYVPVINKKDLLETTNDEFLYVSAKLNDLDPLKEKLVSVFKNVDLNNDQYVNNSRQLALIKQAHKSLEDAIKSIKLGYDPDVVIIDLRQAWSHLTDITGRADNELLLDEMFKNFCLGK; the protein is encoded by the coding sequence ATGATAAATGACACGATTACAGCAATTTCATCAGGCGGAAAAATCAATCAAGCTATTTCAATCATTAGAGTAAGCGGACCAGATAGTGTCAACGTTGTTAAGAAAATTTTTACTGGTAAGGTGGGCACTAGTCACACAATTACTTTTGGCAACATTGTTGACAATTTGAATGGCAACGAAGTGATTGATGAAGTTTTGTGCATGTGATTTTTAGGCACAAATAATTTTGTTGGCGAAGATACAGTTGAAATAAACTGTCATGGCGGTGTAGTAATTACTAATAGTATTTTAGAATTATTACTAGCTAATGGCGCAAGGTTGGCTGAACCTGGTGAGTTTAGTAGAAGAAGTTTTTTAAATGGCAAAATGGATCTTATTAAAGCTGAAGCAATTAATGATCTAATTCATGCTAGCACAGTTAGTCAAACTAAATTAGCCATTAAGAAATTTGACGGAAAAACATCAATGTATATTCAGGATCTAAAAGACGAATTAGCCTATTTGATAGGTGAAATGGAAGTTTCAATTGACTATCCTGAATATGATTTTGACAACCCCTTTACTGACAAACTAATATCACGATTAGAATCTATTAGAAACAAAATTAGCAAAACTATTGAATTAAGTCAAACATCGAGAATGATCTTCGAAGGCATTAAAATAGCCATTTTGGGAAAGCCTAATGTTGGAAAAAGTTCTATTTTAAACGCAATATTGGAAGAAGATAAAGCAATAGTAACAGATATTGCTGGCACAACTAGAGACATAGTTGAAGCTATGTGACAATATAAAGGACTTTTATTTAAATTCATAGATACAGCAGGTATTAGAGACACTAAAGAAAAAATTGAAAAAATTGGCATTGATAAATCATTTGAACAAATCGAAAAAGCAGATGTTGTCTTACATATATATGATCCAAGTCAAAATGATAATGAGTTTGATTCGCAAATTAAAAATAAGGCACATTCATTAAATAAAATTTATGTTCCAGTTATAAACAAAAAGGATTTGCTTGAAACAACAAACGATGAATTTCTTTATGTAAGTGCAAAGCTGAATGATTTAGATCCGCTAAAAGAAAAATTAGTGTCTGTTTTTAAAAATGTCGACTTAAACAATGATCAGTACGTTAATAATTCTAGACAGTTAGCACTTATAAAACAGGCTCATAAGTCGCTTGAAGATGCTATAAAGTCAATAAAACTAGGTTATGATCCTGATGTTGTGATTATTGATCTTAGACAGGCTTGAAGTCACTTGACTGATATAACTGGTCGTGCAGACAATGAATTACTGCTTGATGAGATGTTTAAAAACTTCTGTCTTGGAAAGTAG